In Candidatus Bathyarchaeota archaeon, the following are encoded in one genomic region:
- a CDS encoding 2-oxoacid:ferredoxin oxidoreductase subunit beta yields the protein MTESNLMLEHPLAKYLRQERMPHIWCEGCGNGVLLSSFFEALDELKLNLDKLVVVSGIGCIGRAAGYVNVDSFHTTHGRAIAFATGVKLANPDLKVVVISGDGDLFAIGGNHFIHAARRNVDIKVICANNFNYGMTGGQYGPTTPLDSWTTTTPYGNIEHPFNLVHLAAASGAVYVARWTTLQVRRLRNSIEKALQKEGFSFIEVISPCPEIYDRYNKLGTAIDVMKRFKLVSEVRHGYDPAKAEITKDQIIVGEFIDIEKPSYGRLFREMTAKVQKKLKGGKAKCERK from the coding sequence ATGACCGAGTCAAACTTGATGTTAGAGCATCCCTTGGCAAAATATTTGAGACAGGAAAGGATGCCACACATTTGGTGCGAAGGCTGTGGAAACGGCGTTCTGCTGAGCAGCTTCTTTGAGGCTCTCGACGAACTTAAGCTGAACTTGGACAAGTTAGTTGTCGTTTCAGGAATCGGATGCATCGGTCGCGCAGCTGGCTATGTCAACGTTGACTCGTTCCACACAACGCACGGTAGAGCCATAGCCTTTGCTACAGGAGTGAAGCTTGCCAATCCAGACTTAAAAGTCGTAGTAATCAGTGGCGACGGCGATCTCTTCGCTATCGGCGGAAATCACTTCATCCACGCTGCCCGTAGAAACGTGGATATCAAAGTTATCTGCGCCAACAACTTCAACTACGGAATGACTGGCGGCCAGTATGGTCCAACTACACCCTTAGACTCATGGACCACAACTACTCCTTACGGAAACATTGAACATCCCTTCAACCTAGTTCATCTAGCTGCAGCATCTGGTGCCGTGTACGTTGCCCGATGGACAACGCTTCAAGTGAGAAGACTAAGAAACTCGATAGAAAAGGCGCTGCAAAAGGAAGGCTTCTCCTTCATTGAAGTCATATCGCCGTGCCCAGAGATTTATGACCGCTACAACAAGCTTGGAACAGCCATTGACGTAATGAAACGGTTTAAGCTGGTGTCCGAAGTTCGGCATGGTTACGATCCTGCAAAAGCAGAAATAACAAAAGACCAAATCATAGTGGGCGAGTTTATCGATATTGAAAAGCCAAGTTATGGCAGGTTATTCCGAGAAATGACTGCTAAGGTGCAGAAAAAACTCAAAGGAGGAAAAGCCAAATGCGAACGGAAATAA
- a CDS encoding 2-oxoacid:acceptor oxidoreductase subunit alpha produces MEKKNRAVLTGTHFMSGDLACAEGAIAAGCRFFGGYPITPATEIAERMARRMPEIGGVYIQMEDEIGSIAAIIGASYAGKKAMTATSGPGFSLMQENIGLAVMTEAPLVIVDIMRGGPSTGQPTMPGQQDMMQAKWGSHGDYEIIALAPASVQEMFDLTIECFNLAETYRVPVMLLADEIIGHMWERVKIPPPEEIVLVSRKKPKVPPNEYHPFKPDGNLVPPMACFGEGYRFHATGLTHDEKGAPKTVSIEEQTKLVKRLCDKIRKNAGKIIKAEEVMLEDAEVAVIAYGITSRAALSAVRKARKEGIKAGLLRLITIWPFPEELVAGIAKQVNVIIVPEMNYGQLVREVERMAKTTPVFLFSKLGEEPHRPSEIIEAMRRALK; encoded by the coding sequence ATGGAGAAAAAGAATAGAGCGGTTCTTACAGGAACGCATTTCATGAGCGGAGATCTGGCATGCGCCGAAGGAGCAATTGCCGCTGGATGCCGATTCTTTGGCGGCTACCCCATCACTCCCGCCACTGAGATTGCTGAGCGAATGGCTAGACGAATGCCCGAAATTGGCGGTGTTTACATTCAAATGGAAGACGAAATCGGCTCCATTGCCGCTATCATTGGGGCCTCTTACGCTGGTAAGAAAGCCATGACTGCAACGTCGGGTCCAGGATTCAGCTTAATGCAGGAAAACATAGGATTAGCTGTCATGACTGAAGCACCTCTTGTTATCGTAGACATAATGCGTGGTGGTCCCAGCACCGGCCAGCCAACCATGCCTGGGCAACAAGATATGATGCAGGCGAAGTGGGGGTCCCACGGAGACTACGAAATTATCGCGCTGGCTCCTGCATCTGTTCAAGAGATGTTCGATTTAACAATAGAATGCTTCAACCTCGCCGAAACCTATCGTGTTCCAGTCATGTTGCTAGCTGACGAGATTATTGGTCACATGTGGGAGCGAGTCAAGATTCCACCCCCCGAAGAAATTGTTCTTGTCAGTCGCAAAAAACCCAAAGTGCCGCCGAATGAATACCACCCCTTCAAACCGGACGGAAACCTAGTTCCTCCCATGGCTTGCTTCGGAGAAGGCTACCGCTTCCACGCCACCGGCTTAACACACGACGAAAAAGGTGCACCCAAAACGGTAAGCATCGAAGAGCAGACCAAACTTGTCAAAAGGCTGTGCGACAAGATACGCAAGAATGCTGGAAAAATAATCAAAGCTGAAGAAGTAATGTTGGAGGACGCTGAGGTGGCAGTTATTGCTTACGGCATTACTTCCCGCGCAGCTTTAAGTGCAGTGCGAAAGGCCAGAAAGGAGGGGATAAAAGCGGGGCTGCTTCGTCTAATCACCATTTGGCCCTTCCCAGAAGAACTAGTTGCTGGAATTGCTAAACAGGTTAACGTCATAATTGTTCCTGAAATGAATTATGGACAGCTAGTTCGAGAAGTTGAAAGAATGGCAAAGACGACTCCAGTCTTTCTCTTTTCAAAACTTGGTGAAGAACCCCATCGACCTTCAGAAATTATAGAAGCTATGAGGAGGGCTCTGAAATGA
- the nfi gene encoding deoxyribonuclease V (cleaves DNA at apurinic or apyrimidinic sites), whose translation MSSQKSKRVKISTSFSVKKAHAAQSKISKRIIRRDTLPNKIQYVAGVDVAYTKELSIGATVVLDYSLLSLVESKTTSVKTKFPYIPTLLSFREIPPAFAVVKKLHLQPDIFLVDGQGIMHPHRLGLASHLGLVIGRATVGVAKRPLIGKIGEFNEANWAPITDKEEVVGVALTTRTGTKPVYVSVGHMVSLKRAIEIVKHCTPTYRIPKPIRLAHALAAREKRKIQKKRVSKERRE comes from the coding sequence TTGTCTTCGCAAAAATCTAAACGAGTAAAAATCTCAACGTCGTTTTCTGTTAAAAAGGCTCACGCAGCGCAGTCAAAGATCTCAAAACGCATAATTCGACGAGACACCCTTCCTAATAAAATACAATATGTTGCAGGAGTGGACGTAGCTTATACAAAAGAATTGTCAATTGGCGCCACTGTAGTCCTTGACTATAGCTTGCTTTCCCTCGTTGAATCAAAAACAACCAGCGTCAAAACGAAGTTCCCCTACATTCCAACACTATTATCATTTAGAGAAATTCCCCCGGCATTTGCGGTTGTCAAGAAACTTCACTTGCAACCAGATATTTTCCTCGTTGACGGACAAGGAATAATGCATCCTCACAGACTTGGACTTGCCAGCCACTTAGGACTTGTTATTGGCAGAGCAACTGTAGGTGTAGCGAAGCGCCCACTGATCGGGAAGATAGGTGAATTTAATGAAGCAAACTGGGCGCCAATAACAGATAAAGAGGAAGTAGTGGGAGTGGCGCTTACCACTAGAACGGGGACAAAACCTGTCTACGTCAGCGTTGGACACATGGTCTCGCTGAAAAGAGCCATAGAAATCGTCAAGCACTGTACCCCAACCTATCGAATTCCAAAACCCATCCGCCTAGCTCACGCTTTAGCGGCGAGGGAAAAACGGAAAATTCAAAAAAAGCGAGTAAGCAAAGAGAGAAGAGAGTGA
- the twy1 gene encoding 4-demethylwyosine synthase TYW1: MQSQIPKELLQLMKTQKYHMIGQHSAVKRCRWLYNTLIHNQPCYKQKFYGIKTHQCIQMTPTVFNCTMRCLFCWRAQSGDKGLKWEETVLPTCDEPEDIVEGCIRAQMRLLSGYKANPKANKEKYREALTPRHAAISLAGEPTLYPRLGDLIKSFHKKGFTTFLVSNGTIPEALSKLSEEPTQLYISTCAPDKKTYYETCRPQIPNAWEKLNETLALLPSFKCPTVMRITLVRHLNLKHPEFYGKLVEKARPTYVEPKAYMHVGFSRLRLTYANTPLHEEIQDFAASLAEETSYKVLDESRNSRVVLLSRLEKPIKLG, encoded by the coding sequence ATGCAATCTCAGATTCCAAAAGAACTCCTTCAACTGATGAAAACCCAAAAATATCATATGATAGGCCAGCACTCAGCTGTCAAGCGTTGCCGATGGCTCTACAACACATTAATCCACAACCAACCTTGTTACAAACAAAAATTCTACGGAATAAAGACCCACCAATGCATACAGATGACGCCAACAGTCTTTAACTGTACAATGCGATGTCTGTTTTGTTGGAGGGCTCAAAGCGGAGACAAAGGATTAAAGTGGGAAGAGACAGTGTTGCCAACCTGTGATGAGCCTGAAGACATTGTAGAGGGCTGTATAAGAGCACAAATGAGACTTTTGAGCGGCTACAAAGCAAACCCCAAAGCCAACAAGGAGAAGTATAGAGAAGCGTTGACGCCGAGACACGCTGCCATAAGCCTAGCTGGAGAACCAACACTCTATCCACGGCTTGGAGACTTGATTAAATCCTTCCACAAAAAAGGCTTCACAACATTCCTCGTGTCAAACGGGACAATACCTGAAGCGTTGTCTAAATTAAGCGAAGAACCCACACAACTTTACATTTCAACATGTGCCCCAGACAAAAAAACTTACTACGAAACTTGCCGACCTCAAATCCCCAATGCTTGGGAGAAGTTAAACGAAACTCTTGCTTTGCTGCCAAGCTTCAAATGTCCCACCGTTATGCGCATAACTCTAGTCCGCCATCTCAACCTTAAACACCCGGAATTCTATGGCAAACTAGTGGAAAAAGCCCGTCCCACTTACGTGGAGCCAAAAGCTTATATGCATGTTGGATTTTCACGGCTGAGACTAACATATGCAAACACGCCGCTACATGAGGAAATCCAAGACTTTGCTGCTTCATTGGCTGAGGAAACCAGTTACAAGGTGCTTGACGAATCAAGAAATAGCCGAGTGGTTTTATTAAGTAGACTGGAGAAACCCATCAAGCTGGGATAG
- a CDS encoding ferredoxin family protein, whose protein sequence is MPQKLWRKPLDTEKIKLPKAEIHIIKDFCKGCDFCIEFCPKNVLEKSDKINKRGAYLPKVVDENKCVLCGFCMAICPEFAIFTIEKKCKEGCENGEKE, encoded by the coding sequence GTGCCTCAAAAACTGTGGAGAAAACCTTTAGACACTGAAAAAATCAAGCTTCCCAAGGCAGAAATCCACATCATAAAGGATTTCTGTAAAGGCTGTGACTTCTGCATCGAATTCTGCCCAAAGAATGTATTAGAAAAATCTGACAAGATTAACAAGAGGGGAGCATACCTGCCAAAAGTGGTGGATGAGAATAAATGTGTCCTTTGTGGCTTTTGCATGGCCATCTGTCCCGAGTTTGCCATTTTTACCATTGAAAAGAAATGTAAGGAAGGTTGTGAGAATGGAGAAAAAGAATAG
- a CDS encoding metallophosphoesterase, with protein MKVGIISDTHDNLPLVDKAIERLNRERVKIVLHAGDYIAPFTVARFKQLEAKLIGVFGNNDGDHELLKKRFADIEAAEIRGNFAEVKVDGLKIALLHGGEEELFQSLVNIECYDVVVYGHSHEARTYKKGKTTVVNPGEVCGYLSGKSTIALLDTVTREAKIVQL; from the coding sequence TTGAAAGTAGGTATAATATCGGACACGCATGACAATCTGCCTTTAGTCGACAAGGCAATAGAGAGACTCAACCGCGAAAGGGTAAAAATAGTGCTTCACGCAGGCGATTATATTGCGCCCTTCACCGTAGCGCGTTTCAAACAGTTAGAAGCAAAACTAATTGGTGTTTTTGGAAACAACGATGGCGACCATGAACTATTGAAGAAACGATTCGCAGACATTGAAGCGGCGGAGATTCGAGGTAACTTCGCTGAGGTTAAAGTCGATGGGTTGAAAATTGCATTACTGCACGGTGGAGAAGAAGAGCTTTTTCAATCGCTTGTCAACATTGAATGTTATGACGTGGTGGTTTATGGACACTCGCATGAAGCGCGAACGTACAAGAAAGGCAAAACAACAGTAGTTAATCCTGGGGAGGTCTGCGGTTACTTAAGCGGAAAATCTACGATAGCTCTATTGGACACAGTAACTCGAGAAGCGAAGATTGTTCAATTATAG
- a CDS encoding 2-oxoacid:ferredoxin oxidoreductase subunit gamma: MRTEIRFAGFGGQGIIRSGLILSMAACIYSDKNAVQTQSYGPESRGGSCKSEVVIADEEIDFPKVDNPDIVVIMSQEAYHKYVSTAKKGATILVDPNRVTDRSDPANTKIYDIPATKFAEEMGKTIVANVVMLGALTAITNTVTPEAMKKAVLRNVPKGTEELNMTAFEKGYGYGKQLLKSQGNSE, translated from the coding sequence ATGCGAACGGAAATAAGGTTTGCAGGTTTCGGAGGACAAGGCATCATCCGTTCAGGCTTGATACTGTCCATGGCAGCCTGCATTTACAGCGATAAAAACGCAGTGCAAACTCAATCCTATGGACCAGAGTCAAGAGGCGGCAGCTGCAAATCCGAAGTGGTCATAGCAGATGAAGAGATAGACTTTCCAAAAGTAGACAACCCAGATATAGTAGTGATAATGTCACAGGAAGCCTACCACAAATACGTCAGCACCGCAAAGAAAGGTGCAACAATCCTTGTTGACCCTAACAGAGTAACAGATAGAAGCGACCCAGCAAACACAAAAATATATGACATACCGGCAACGAAATTCGCAGAAGAAATGGGTAAAACAATAGTAGCAAACGTGGTTATGCTAGGCGCTCTAACAGCCATCACAAACACAGTCACGCCGGAAGCCATGAAAAAAGCTGTTTTACGGAATGTTCCAAAAGGGACTGAAGAACTGAATATGACGGCCTTTGAAAAAGGCTATGGCTATGGCAAACAACTTCTAAAAAGCCAAGGCAACAGCGAGTAA
- a CDS encoding HDIG domain-containing protein yields the protein MNQIKDRRLREKVAEIVENPQIEISGTIYSGLPLNISPASLSRHHSYPGGFIEHILATAKIALTLCDVTKKVYGGKVNHDLVMAGVVLHDIFKPLTYESKGEGYSTSHIGERLDHLSLITAELIRRDFPLDLVHIVCAHHGGQAGPMWPRTVEALICHLADQADSRLSGDVLRAARYLSRTATGEEHMLLTSKEAFEIVHSKTVEGWEGVSKTVEKIKRKRQS from the coding sequence TTGAACCAAATAAAGGACAGAAGGCTTCGAGAAAAAGTTGCAGAAATAGTTGAAAACCCGCAAATCGAAATTAGCGGAACAATTTATTCTGGACTACCCCTCAACATTTCTCCTGCCAGTCTCTCCCGCCACCACAGCTATCCCGGAGGGTTCATTGAGCACATTCTTGCCACAGCAAAAATTGCATTAACACTCTGTGATGTTACCAAGAAAGTATACGGAGGCAAAGTGAACCATGACCTCGTAATGGCAGGCGTTGTGTTGCACGACATTTTCAAACCATTAACTTACGAGTCGAAAGGTGAAGGCTACTCCACTTCACACATCGGGGAACGCCTAGACCACTTGTCTCTCATCACCGCCGAATTGATTCGAAGAGATTTCCCACTAGATTTAGTTCACATAGTTTGTGCTCATCATGGAGGTCAAGCAGGACCGATGTGGCCTAGAACAGTTGAAGCATTAATCTGTCATCTGGCAGACCAGGCAGACTCTCGGCTAAGTGGTGATGTGTTGCGGGCTGCGAGGTATCTCTCGAGAACAGCTACAGGGGAGGAGCATATGTTGTTGACGTCGAAGGAAGCCTTCGAAATTGTTCATTCGAAAACAGTCGAAGGATGGGAAGGGGTAAGCAAAACTGTAGAGAAAATCAAACGAAAAAGGCAGAGTTGA
- a CDS encoding serine hydroxymethyltransferase: protein MEKKSQKKLFKAETADLRPLSGHVADWIFLANFTKQGDILMCVSAKDGGYPGIWQKGLPKVLGIEVKAFPFSKEKMNIKTEKTVETIIKVKPDVVIFGASLFLFPHPVLEVAKAAQAVGSHVAFDGSHVMGLIAGGKFQSPLQEGASALFGSTHKTFFGPQGGIILADKEYGETMKEKIFPAFVDNAHWNRIAALTLALAEMKKFGSTYAEQVISNAQALAKALDDFGFPVIASSLGYTKSHQLLLDYGGYKQGQEVAERLEKANIIADCGVRLGTCEVTRRGMKAAEMEKIAEFIKSAIIDKEDPKKVKQDVEKFSKEFQNIEYCFLE from the coding sequence ATGGAGAAGAAATCGCAAAAAAAACTTTTCAAAGCAGAGACCGCTGACTTGCGCCCTCTTTCAGGACACGTAGCAGACTGGATTTTTTTAGCCAATTTCACAAAACAAGGTGACATTTTAATGTGTGTCTCCGCAAAAGATGGCGGGTATCCGGGAATTTGGCAAAAAGGGTTACCCAAAGTCCTTGGAATAGAAGTTAAAGCCTTTCCTTTCTCCAAAGAAAAAATGAACATAAAGACTGAAAAAACTGTGGAGACCATAATCAAAGTCAAACCCGACGTGGTGATTTTTGGAGCTAGCCTCTTTCTCTTCCCCCATCCAGTTCTTGAAGTAGCTAAAGCAGCGCAGGCAGTTGGTTCACACGTGGCGTTCGATGGCTCACATGTCATGGGGTTAATAGCTGGCGGGAAATTCCAAAGCCCACTTCAAGAGGGCGCTTCAGCGCTTTTCGGTTCAACCCATAAAACCTTCTTTGGACCGCAAGGAGGCATAATACTCGCAGATAAAGAATATGGAGAAACCATGAAAGAGAAGATTTTTCCAGCTTTTGTGGACAACGCTCATTGGAATCGAATAGCCGCTCTAACTCTAGCATTGGCAGAAATGAAAAAGTTTGGAAGCACCTACGCTGAACAAGTCATTAGCAATGCACAAGCCCTTGCAAAAGCACTAGATGACTTTGGGTTTCCAGTTATTGCCTCAAGTCTTGGTTACACTAAGTCACATCAACTTCTATTAGATTATGGAGGTTATAAGCAGGGACAGGAAGTGGCTGAGCGGCTTGAGAAGGCAAACATAATTGCAGACTGTGGAGTAAGGCTTGGCACTTGCGAAGTAACGAGGCGGGGGATGAAGGCAGCTGAGATGGAGAAAATAGCAGAATTCATAAAATCTGCAATCATCGACAAAGAAGACCCAAAAAAAGTTAAACAGGATGTAGAAAAGTTCTCAAAAGAGTTCCAAAACATAGAATACTGTTTTCTGGAATAA
- the cofD gene encoding 2-phospho-L-lactate transferase, protein MIKRVTCLAGGIGAAKFLQGLVRILPQENITIIVNTGDDIELHGLHISPDPDIIMYTLAGIVNEEKGWGIQSDTFNCLNMFQKYGLETWFKLGDKDLATHIYRTQLLKNGFSLGEVTQKLCKSLGLKVNILPMTNGKIAPQILTNVGKMHFEEYLVRRGAKDKVLDVIFEGVESAHPTPGVIESIQDASGIIVCPSNPIVSIGPILAVKKIREALKETTAKVVAISPIVGGGTINGPADKLMRGLGLKASAYSVAFLYRDFLNVFILDEVDEVEKENIERLGMKAIAANTIMRSLEDKVELARLALDAIDPTAY, encoded by the coding sequence TTGATCAAGCGAGTAACTTGTCTTGCAGGAGGAATCGGCGCCGCCAAATTTCTTCAAGGTCTCGTTAGAATATTACCACAAGAAAACATAACGATAATTGTCAACACCGGTGATGACATAGAACTTCACGGTTTACACATTTCCCCAGACCCCGACATCATAATGTACACTCTAGCAGGCATTGTGAATGAAGAGAAGGGATGGGGAATACAAAGCGACACGTTCAACTGCCTTAACATGTTTCAAAAATATGGGTTGGAAACATGGTTCAAGCTTGGCGACAAAGACCTTGCTACACACATTTACAGGACACAACTTCTGAAAAACGGCTTCTCCCTAGGCGAAGTTACACAGAAACTCTGCAAATCTCTTGGACTCAAAGTGAATATTCTACCTATGACCAACGGAAAAATTGCCCCACAAATACTTACAAATGTGGGTAAAATGCATTTTGAAGAATACCTTGTGCGAAGAGGGGCAAAAGATAAGGTTCTAGATGTGATTTTCGAAGGCGTCGAGTCGGCACATCCAACTCCAGGAGTTATTGAGTCTATACAAGATGCCAGTGGCATCATAGTATGTCCAAGCAACCCGATAGTAAGCATAGGTCCAATTCTAGCAGTCAAGAAAATCAGAGAGGCTTTGAAGGAAACCACAGCGAAAGTGGTCGCTATAAGCCCAATTGTTGGAGGTGGCACGATAAATGGACCTGCAGACAAATTGATGCGGGGGCTAGGGCTAAAGGCTTCAGCTTACTCTGTTGCTTTCCTATACCGCGACTTTCTTAATGTGTTCATATTGGACGAAGTTGACGAGGTAGAGAAAGAAAATATTGAAAGGCTTGGGATGAAGGCTATCGCAGCTAATACGATCATGCGCTCGTTAGAAGACAAGGTCGAATTGGCGAGACTAGCTTTGGACGCCATTGATCCCACCGCATACTAA
- the hdrA2 gene encoding CoB-CoM heterodisulfide reductase HdrA2, translating into MATEKKVEEEPRIGVYVCHCGLNIAGTVNCEEVAKFAATLPNVIVAKDNRYACSDQGQELIKSDIKEHNLNRVVVASCSPRLHEPTFRKACEEAGLNKYLFEMANIREHCSWVHLHDKEAATEKAKDLVRAAVAKVALLKPAIETEVPILRKALVIGGGVAGIQAALDLADTGYKVYLVEREPSIGGRMAQIDKTFPTMDCSICILAPKMSDVGHHSNIELLTNSEVQEVKGYIGNFKVKVLKKPRYVTDDCSACNDCSEVCPITAPNEFDIGLATRKAIYTPFAQAVPSTYIIDREICLNKEGVIPCDKCIKACERLAIDFDMKPKPLELEVGTIIVATGADVYDPSSLLNYGYTHYPNVLTSLEFERLINAGGPSGGNLIRPSDMKIPESVAFIQCVGSRSKKGNFYCSNVCCMNTIKDSLLIKEHWPDVKIYVFYVDIRAVGKGFEDLYRRAKEEGVIFIRGLPAEVIEDRKTNNLWLIGENTLQKELYKVKTGMVILSVGIEPCHDSDVIQRLFTLSRTPDGFFMEAHPKLKPVDAPTGGVFLAGCAESPKDIKDSVTQASAAAARAGILMAQGKVTVEAITPEPIPENCTVCGLCARVCPYNAIVVDKEHKLVEIIEAACAGCGTCGAECQFEALHMRHFTNAQILAQIGALTEEDADKKIIAFCCNWCAYAGADFAGVSRMQYPPNVRIIRTMCSGRVSPKFVEHAFARGAGAVLVAGCHPGDCHYIDANYQTQKRMERLWKKMERLGVDKERLQLLWASAAEGERVASKVRGMQATLNKLTPRELENSKKGFAGS; encoded by the coding sequence GTGGCGACTGAAAAGAAAGTTGAAGAAGAGCCGCGAATCGGCGTCTATGTGTGCCACTGCGGACTAAACATAGCGGGCACGGTGAACTGTGAAGAAGTGGCAAAGTTCGCTGCTACTCTTCCCAACGTAATTGTTGCAAAAGACAACCGATACGCATGTTCTGACCAAGGCCAAGAGCTTATCAAAAGTGACATCAAAGAGCACAACCTTAACCGTGTAGTTGTTGCTTCTTGTTCTCCACGCCTCCACGAGCCCACTTTTAGAAAGGCGTGTGAAGAAGCTGGATTGAACAAATATCTTTTCGAAATGGCAAACATACGAGAGCATTGCAGCTGGGTACATCTTCACGATAAAGAAGCGGCTACAGAGAAGGCTAAGGACTTAGTTAGAGCGGCGGTGGCGAAGGTTGCTCTTCTTAAGCCAGCAATCGAAACCGAAGTTCCTATACTCAGAAAAGCGTTAGTAATTGGTGGTGGAGTGGCGGGAATTCAAGCGGCCTTAGACTTGGCTGATACGGGCTATAAAGTGTATTTAGTGGAAAGAGAGCCAAGCATCGGCGGAAGGATGGCGCAGATTGACAAAACTTTCCCCACGATGGACTGCTCAATCTGTATTCTTGCACCAAAAATGTCCGACGTAGGTCATCATTCCAATATCGAGTTATTAACAAACAGTGAGGTCCAAGAGGTTAAGGGATACATTGGAAACTTTAAAGTAAAAGTGCTGAAAAAGCCGAGATATGTAACGGACGATTGCAGCGCTTGCAACGATTGCTCAGAAGTATGTCCCATAACCGCGCCAAACGAATTTGACATAGGCTTAGCAACGAGGAAGGCAATTTATACACCCTTCGCTCAAGCGGTGCCATCTACCTACATAATTGACCGTGAAATATGCCTCAACAAAGAAGGAGTCATCCCGTGTGACAAGTGCATAAAAGCCTGCGAACGACTAGCCATAGACTTCGACATGAAACCAAAACCCTTGGAATTGGAAGTCGGTACAATAATTGTGGCAACAGGCGCCGACGTATACGACCCTTCCTCACTGCTAAACTACGGATACACTCATTACCCGAACGTACTAACCTCACTCGAATTTGAAAGACTAATCAACGCGGGAGGGCCTTCTGGAGGAAACCTTATTCGCCCAAGTGACATGAAAATTCCCGAATCGGTTGCCTTCATCCAATGCGTAGGCTCACGGTCTAAAAAAGGAAACTTCTATTGCAGCAACGTATGCTGCATGAACACGATAAAAGACAGCCTGCTAATCAAAGAACACTGGCCTGACGTTAAGATATACGTTTTCTACGTGGACATAAGGGCTGTTGGAAAAGGTTTTGAAGATCTCTATAGAAGGGCGAAGGAAGAAGGTGTAATATTTATTCGAGGATTGCCAGCAGAAGTGATTGAAGACCGGAAAACTAACAACTTATGGCTAATTGGGGAAAATACACTCCAAAAAGAGCTGTACAAAGTCAAAACGGGCATGGTGATTCTTTCAGTCGGCATCGAACCCTGTCATGACAGCGATGTTATTCAACGCCTCTTCACGCTGTCTAGAACTCCTGACGGATTTTTCATGGAAGCTCACCCCAAACTCAAACCTGTAGACGCCCCCACTGGAGGAGTGTTCTTAGCAGGCTGCGCCGAATCTCCAAAGGACATAAAAGACAGCGTAACCCAAGCAAGCGCTGCAGCAGCACGCGCTGGCATCCTGATGGCGCAAGGAAAAGTAACTGTTGAAGCCATCACGCCCGAGCCTATTCCTGAAAACTGTACAGTCTGTGGACTATGCGCCCGAGTTTGCCCTTACAATGCGATTGTTGTGGACAAAGAGCACAAGCTGGTCGAGATTATTGAGGCTGCTTGTGCTGGATGCGGCACTTGTGGTGCCGAATGCCAATTTGAAGCCTTACACATGCGTCACTTCACGAACGCCCAAATCCTAGCTCAGATTGGTGCGTTGACGGAAGAGGATGCTGACAAGAAGATAATTGCGTTTTGTTGCAATTGGTGTGCTTACGCAGGGGCAGATTTCGCAGGCGTCAGTCGTATGCAGTATCCACCAAACGTACGTATAATTCGAACGATGTGTTCAGGAAGAGTGTCACCAAAGTTTGTTGAACACGCATTTGCCAGAGGTGCAGGGGCAGTGTTAGTCGCTGGGTGTCACCCAGGCGACTGCCACTACATCGACGCTAACTATCAAACGCAGAAAAGAATGGAGAGATTGTGGAAGAAAATGGAAAGACTGGGAGTTGACAAAGAGAGACTTCAGCTTCTGTGGGCTTCTGCTGCTGAAGGCGAGAGAGTCGCATCTAAGGTACGCGGAATGCAGGCAACATTGAATAAGCTAACGCCTAGGGAACTGGAAAATTCGAAGAAAGGCTTTGCAGGAAGCTAG
- a CDS encoding DNA-directed RNA polymerase subunit P, producing the protein MSEKTGDGLVYECVRCGAKVPTEELELRGGGVKCTFCGYRILKKIRPPVIKRVSTD; encoded by the coding sequence ATGTCTGAAAAAACAGGTGACGGACTTGTTTACGAGTGCGTAAGATGCGGGGCAAAAGTGCCCACTGAAGAGTTGGAGCTACGCGGTGGAGGAGTCAAATGCACTTTCTGCGGATACCGCATTTTGAAGAAAATTAGGCCACCTGTTATAAAGCGGGTTTCCACAGATTAG